DNA from Drosophila suzukii chromosome 2R, CBGP_Dsuzu_IsoJpt1.0, whole genome shotgun sequence:
ATTTGCAGTTAAGAAAAGTTAAAGTCTAACTAGTTTTATTAGCAAAAAAAAGGAGAATCGAAAGTGTGGTTCGATTTACAGAAGCTTTTTACTGTATATTGGAGGTTTTGCCAAAGTAATACATATCTGACTGTATAAATTACTTTTAACCCACTGTGCTGATTGTTTcgcaaacttttttatttcGCATATATTTAAATACCGAATTGTGTTGTTTGCGCAGCCTTCGTTATGTTTTCATATTCTCTTTCTTCGCAAACAAAACACGTATTCACACCGTTTACGTCTCTTCTGCGCCGAGTTTAAACCATATGACGGCGGTACGAGGGATAACCGACCAGAAGATCTGTATTTTGGGGCCAGTTCAATGCACTCCACCGAAGCGGACTGAAATAAAGTTTCACATTTATATACCCTTTTATATCACTCGCATATCACATGAGTTGAGAGTTTTGAGAGATTGCATAAGTTGTGAACTTTGGGCGCTCTAGAGTGTTATGGTATGCTCTTCGTTGTTTATCAGTGACGGCAGATTCTAAGGAACCCATTTGATATTGGCTTTCGAAGCGGATAAACCTTGGTATAGCGGACTTTGGCCTTGCCTTCGGCATTTGTtcaaaaatacaataaaaaacgAGAACGTATTCTTTCGTAAGTTGTGTAAATTAATGCCAACGAATTTGTATAGTTTCTATTGATGTCCCCGACCTATTCCAATGTTTATCTACCTTTACTAATGGGTGGTATaggaaagagagagagagaaagtgAATGTGTGAACTAGAGAGTCCGATTACGCAACCACTCTCTTGCTTTTTATTTCAAACTGCCAGtctaattttaatttttctctaTATATACTCTTTTATTTGTTGATACTATCTTTAATCAATTTTCATGTTTTTATTATCAGCATTTTGGTTTTTGGCAGATATCCAGAAAACCCAATGCATAACATAAACTTTTTTGGGCTTCAATTTCTGATTTGATTATAACATTTATGAAGGTCAGAATGTTACCTAATTTTCGCTTGCTTTGATAATTATTATCTATTTAAAGAGTGGAAATGGGAAATTACTTTGTGTACCACGATATTATATCATATCCTAAAAGTTTTGGCTTTTCTTTGTTCGGTTAAGAATTTTTGTTATTATGTCATTAAACACTTTTGGTTACGGTTTATGCAATTAAGCAAACTTCCATgctttccttgtttttgtattTCCACCATTTTGTTGTCTTCTCATTTTCACTACATAAATGCATATATTCGTTTTCTTTCCGGTTGCAGGTGAAAACAACAAACAGAACAACATCTGGAGAGGGACACCTGACATCATCGTTTTATTGTAGCATCCATTGTTTGTTCGTTCTTGCCATCTATCAGAGCTTAGCTCTTTTGGAGGATATACCCTACCTCACTTGTTCCCACCACCCATCAAGATAATCCATTGAATTCAAAGATCggacaaataaaaatcaagcGGCAAGATGTTCATCGAAGATGATGCGCAGTAAGTAGATATATTTGATCAAATCTGTATAATTTTATGCTTGCTTTTATTGTATTCCATGTGTTATTGCTAGCTTTTGGTTATGGTTTTTTTGGATATGgggaaaaatattatagtGCAATGTATTTCATCTAGAAACACTGTCTTTCATTCAAATTTTTCCTTACAAAGAAAAAAAGTAATCTTTTAGAGTTTTTGGAATTGGGATTCTCCAAGAATAACGAGTCACATTTGCAGCTACAAATGCAGATTTCATTGCTTGAGATGTTAATTAAAACCAAGTAATTGagccataaataaataaaattactaATAGGAAGTGACCAATAATATTTCCTGTAAAATACTGAAATTTTTAATCCTATCGTTCATGGAAATGGTCATACCGACTTGCGCAATCGAAGTTCAAGGCTGATGTTCGATTTGCTGATCAGGCCACCACTTATACATAATGTCTTTATCAAGTGTGTAGTCTTCAACTACATTTTGCACTATGAATTGTAAAAACTGCCACACATAAGCTGTATATATTATTCGATTTTATATATGAATAAATGTGAATCTCAGCATGACTCGTTTTCGAAGATAACTAGCTTCTAGCTTAGTTAGTTAGTAACTGGTTTTCAAATTAACCCAACCACGGGCGATAATCAATTACGGATAAGCCAAATTCCTAGTACAGTACCCTTCCGTTTTTCAAATGAAACTTGTactattttaattaatttagcATTGCGATAATAAGTTTATCTAGTGTTCTGGTGACAAGCGGTCAAATTTTTAAtgagaaaacaaaatttaaaaatatttggcaTGAGTGTTTTGTctaaatgcaattaaataAAGTGATAAAAAACCGAAATAATGGCGGCACTCTTAATGGAATTGCAAAGAAAGTGAGATTTGCTGACAAAATATTGGGAGTTTTTCGGGTGTTGATAAGTACAAAAATAAACTATAGATAGCCGTGTGGAAGAAATAGCTTAGTGAGCTACTTGGTTCCAAAACAAAAAGTCAAGAATTTTAACGTAAAAGTGTAAAGCAGTACGACCCATAAATTAGGTCAACCTTTTGTGAAGTATTTCACATCATAAAGATAGCTCGATGATTAATGAAATATAGCAAATGTCCTTCATTTTTGATACGTTTTATAGGGTAATTGCCAACCAATATAGTTGGCTGTAGATTGCTCTTCGATGGTCGATAAGAAGTCAGACGTCTGGAAAGGTCCAGACGAGTTCCAGACATATGTACACTTAAGATTTAGATCATTACAATGGCGTACCACTCGGGCCCCATGAGGGTGAGGTATTACTGGCGATTCTGGCCTCGGCTCGTTACGGCTAATCAATCTCTAGCTGATAAACAGCCGAACACCCCGGAGCGCTCCACTTGCTATCGCCCGTTTGAAAAGCGTTTTCTGAGCACCGAGAATCGAACTGAGCGTGAGAGTCTACCCCTTTCCGCTTTCGGACTTTCAAGACCTGCTAACTAACagtggcagcagcagcaggtggTGATATCAGTTGGTTTTCGGCTTGCGACGGCGCTACAACGAGTGGGTGGGTGCAGTGGGAGAAACCGGGGCGTATACGTGATGAGCCGTGGAAACCGATAGTTCTTCCCTACTCAAATTTGCATACCAATTGGCCactaattgtattttttattgccATTTCAGAATGGACAGCTTTTGGGTGCAGAGCGCCATTGGCGCGATCAAGGCGATCGCCTTCATGTACGACATCATCACGCTGCCGGTCTACCTGGTGCTGCAAAAACCCTGGAAACGCCGACAGGACTCGCGTCGGGTGAAGGTGAGTAGTTTGGCAGGCATCCGAACTAACTTTGCTAGTggaaaatagtgaaaaaagcCACTCACTTACGCGGCCAATCAGTGCGACGGCTGTAACTATCTCTAGAATCGAGTAGTTGAAATACTTTCGACTTTGCCCTGACCGTTCCAAAGTACAGATACTTGGCTACCTAGCTACAATCGCTTGCTTTAGTttcgtatatatatttttgaaaactgCACCCTTGCTTATCAGTTTGATTACGTTTTTTCACGTTAATTTCCTTACCTCGGAGCTTGTTCCAGGCAGGTGCCTCTTTTATTTCATTTCTATTTTCTATCTACGTGCATGACTTTTGATTTATTGACCAGGTCCACTTTTTCCCCTATCTATTTGTCTTTATCAGAGATTCACTTTTTATACGGCCATTAGCCCAAGCGATTTTCTTCATTTCGTTTTGCTTTATTATTTCGCGAATGTTAGGACACTCATAAAGACAACGCAGGTGGTCCTGATAAGAGAATCGTGTAGCGTAAGACAATGGGGGATTTTGTTACCTGCAGAAAAACTAGGAAGTTATCTTACGTTCTTATGCATAGTTAGCCATGATAGTATAAAAGACCTCAGCTGTCAGCCGAGGTATAACACAAATATTTCTAAACAAGAGCTAACTGTAACTGTTCTCCGGAAAATAAATTCGTCATATTCTTAAAAACTTCAAATATGCCATTCAAAAGCTGGATTTGGCTGCCTGGCGTTAAGGCCGAGAATGACGAAGAGGAGTTAGTTGATCCGCAAGCAGCCCTTAGGGAGAAATGCCAAGCTAAGGGTCATATTGATTCCCTTTACAAAAAGTATCAAGAGTGCAATGATCGTGTAAACGGGAAATCAAAAACAACAGAGACGTGCATGGAGGAATTATTCGACTTCGTTGCTGAATTGGACCATTGCGTTGCTCACAGTCTTTTCAAAAAACTGAAATAACTGAATAGTCACGGATCAAAACATTCGCTGCACAAGAATTAAATTAGCAATTGAATAAACGACCCTATAAAACTGAAGAAAATGTAGACCTCTtagaacaaaaatataattatttccAGTTAAAACTCGTTCAGGAAATGCCCATCTGAGGGTCTCTTTATCTGATTTTCACTATCTAAATGGAGCGCCAAAAAGCTGGCCTTTTCAGTCGCCTGATAAGGTTTATGGGTTTCGGTTATGTTAACGTCAAAAGCTAAAACCGCTTGCATCATAAATTTAGTGTGTAACTTGCTATAAACTTCTTAAATAGTAAATTGCTATACATTGCTTTTAGTGAAATCCGGCTGATGGATCATAAATAACAAGGGTGATATGGTACATGTATATTAGGGACTAGCAAATCTTTATCCGATACTATGGCTAAACCAGCTTCTCATCGCATATCTCAACTCCTCCTTCCTCTACAGGCAAAGCCCATTAACCAGAAAATGTTGGTCGATGAGTCCAAGTACGCGCCGGATGACATTGAGGTTTAACTTTTGCAAATgtgtttttaataattttataatactaTCTGTTATGGAACATACACACAttacacaaacacacacacacacaaacacattGGGGCACCCCCACATATACACACTACACACGCACAATAAATGTTCCAAGGACTGGTGTTCGTACCCAGAGTCTAATCCCCTGTTTGGAGACTCTTTTTGGTGTTGGTCAACGAAACATGATCTCCTGAGTTATGGCCCTCACCTCAACAAACCCTCAAAATCTCACATGTCTGTTATCTCTCTGTCGATTTTTCTATGGTGTCCCTCCCCTAATCTGGCGTTTTTTTCAAATCGCAACCTCTGGCACGACGTTAAACTAATCGCCCCGATTTTGCACATTTTCCAGGCTAAGATCGTGCGGAACGATGACAATGAGCTGACCTACCGGACTACGGATCCGCCGCGTGATGTCCACGTGAAGATGTTGCAGGAGAACATCGACACGCTGGAGAAGGTCTTCAACTATGTGGCAAAGACGTACACGTCGAAGCGCTGCCTGGGCACCCGCCAGATCCTCAGCGAGGAGGACGAGGTGCAGCCGAACGGCCGTGTCTTCAAGAAGTACAACCTGGGCGACTACAAGTGGAAGACGTTCACCGAGGCGGAGCGTACGGCGGCCAATTTCGGACGCGGTCTGCGGGAACTGGGCCAGAAGCCACGCGAGAACATTGTCATCTTTGCCGAAACGCGGGCCGAGTGGATGATCGCTGCCCACGGATGCTTCAAGCAGGCTATGCCCATTGTCACCGTCTATGCCACACTGGGCGATGATGGAGTGGCCCACTGTGAGTACACTGCCTAATCATGTTTGCGCTCCCGAAATAACATGCGAATCTGTTGCCAGGCATCACCGAAACGGAGGTCACCACGGTTATCACCTCCCACGATCTGCTGCCCAAGTTCAAGACTCTGCTGGACAAGTGCCCGCTGGTGAAGACCATTATTTACATCGAGGATCAGCTGCAAAAGACAGAGACCACTGGCTTCAAGGATGGCGTCAAGATCTTGCCCTTCAGCCAGGTGGTTAAGACCGGACAGGAAAGCAAATTCGGTAAGTGTGATTTGTTTTATTATCGATCAAACGATAAATTTGTTAGCCAATGAGCATTGGGCCATCACACCGAAAAGGTTTTAGCCTCGGCATGATCTCCATCGACAATATCCTCATGCGCCCGAGACATTGCCCTCGATGTGGAAGTGGCCTCTGATACTGTGGGGGCTTCGGGGTCATCGTTGTCCCCCACATTAGTATTTTTATCGAATTCATCATGGCCATTCTTCTCGGGTAATTCGTCATCACTATCTGGGTCTTGTTTTAGATCAGCTTGAGGCATGTGGTTGCAATAGCGCCATCTGTTTGAGAGGCCGAATATTTAAATGGATCTTAAGCACCTTACTTGTCTTACCGCATGTCAGTGCTGGAAAACTCTATGGGCTGCAACAGGATCGGCTTCGCTTGATCCACAAATTCTTTCACTGGGCTCGGACCTGgttctaagttcagatcaTCCGCTTTTGCCTCAAGTGTGACTCCCTCTGATATCTTCTCCCCATCTCCTCCTTGTTTCGAGGAATATGTTCGATATGCACGAAGGACGAGGACCCCGCAGTATACGCCAAAAAGAGTGAAAAACACAAAGCAGCTTCTCGGTTTTCCTGATGTGGCGCCTAGCAGGGCATTGCACTGTTGCACACAAGTCAATGGCGTCAGAGTGATGAACTCCTCTAGGACCTCGGCCATTCTGATTCGAGTCTTTAATTTAAAAGATAACCTACACAATTTTGAAACAATTTTTCTTCGATACCGAAATGGTTCGGtacttattaaaaatttagGTAGAGGTGACAGGACGGGGATAGCATGCTCGGCTTGATAATTATGCCTGGATAAGAATGATATGAGCAAAGCTAATTTTGTTTGCAATCCCACAGAGAACGTGCCACCCAAGGGCGACGACATTGCCATCATCATGTACACTTCCGGCTCCACTGGAACACCCAAGGGAGTACTGCTGTCTCACAAGAACTGCATTGCTACGATGAAGGGCTTCGTTGACATGGTTCCTATCTATCCGGATGATGTTCTGATCGGATTCCTACCTTTGGCCCACGTTTTTGAATTGGTTGCGGAGAGTGTGTGTCTCATGACCGGCGTTCCCATCGGCTACTCGACCCCTCTGACCCTGATCGACACTAGCAGCAAGATCCGACGCGGCTGCAAGGGCGACGCCACCGTGCTGAAGCCCACCTGCATGACTTCGGTGCCGCTGATTCTGGATCGCATCTCCAAGGGCATTAACGACAAGGTCAACTCGGGCTCGGCGTTCAGGAAATCGCTCTTCAAATTCCTTTACCAGTACAAAGTCAAGTGGGTGCAGAGGGGCTACAATACGCCGCTTATTGACAAGTAAGAAGAGTGCACTTAGCATGGTCATGAGTTGGTTACTAAATCTAATTCATTGCAGATTGGTATTCAAGAAGGTGGCAAAGTTGATGGGCGGCAAAGTGCGCATTATCATGTCCGGTGGAGCGCCTCTGTCAGCAGACACCCATGAGCAAATCAAGACCTGCCTGTGCTTGGACCTTATTCAGGGCTATGGTCTCACGGAAACCACGTCCGGAGCCACAGTTATGGATTGTAAGTGATTGCAGATAAcgcttatttttaaaattgactAACCGACTCAACCCAATTTAAGACCGTGATATGACCTATGGGCGCACTGGAGGACCGTTGACTGTTTGCGACATCCGTCTGGTCAACTGGGAAGAAGGCAACTACCGCGTCACAAACAAGCCATATCCTCAGGGCGAGGTTCTCATTGGCGGCGATTGTGTCTCCCAGGGCTATTACAAGCTACCCGGCAAGACCAACGAGGATTTCTTCGAGGAGGACGGGCAAAGGTGGTTCAAAACCGGCGACATTGGCGAAATACAAGCTGATGGCGTACTTAAGATTATAGGTAGGTTTACTAATAGAATGTACACGGATCCGTATCTGATGTTCCGCTTTCTGCAGATCGTAAGAAGGACCTGGTCAAGCTGCAGGCCGGCGAATATGTCTCCCTGGGCAAGGTTGAATCTGAATTGAAAACGTGCGGAATTATCGAGAACATTTGCGTATACGGAGATCCCACAAAGCAGTTTACAGTGGCGCTGGTCGTCCCCAACCAAAATCATCTTGAGGAACTGGCCCAGAAACATGGACTGGGAGACAAGACATTCGAGGAGCTGTGCTCATCGCCCATTATAGAGAAGGCTATACTCAAGGAAATTGCAGAACACGCGCGGAAATGTAAGCTACTGTGGAGACATTAATATATTTCCTATGTGCTGATATCGAATAAATTTATCTTGCAGGCAAGTTGCAAAAGTTCGAGGTTCCCGCCGCCATCACATTGTGCAAGGAGGTTTGGTCTCCGGACATGGGACTGGTAACGGCCGCCTTTAAACTGAAGCGCAAAGATATCCAGGACAGATATCAGCATGATATTAACCGCATGTACGCCTCATGAAAGTCAATGTACTAAACGAGGGCTATCAGATGCAGCAACGACAACAACACGGAGACAACTACATTAGTGGAGCAGCAGCAATGAAGCTAGTGTGTACTAATGGCGATTTAGTAGCACCCCACACGGCATAGGCCTGCATACCAAATCCAAAACCAACCTAGCTTAAGTCCTAAAAGATCCGAAAGCCGAGCAAAACATATGAGAAAACGATTAGTCATATTGTGCATGTAAAGACAGAAAGTTCTCAGTTACCTATTGGTTTTGTTCCCTTTCGTTTGCTAGAATTTTGAAAATTACTCGTTTCTCATCCTAATAAAGTACAGTTCGTTGAATTTTTGTTGGTACATAGCTGCAGCTGGGTTTGGTTTGGAAATGCGCTGTGCATGTGCTTAGAATGCTGTTGAACAGATTGACAATGATAAAGATAATGATAACTGATTGCCGATGATGAGAATGAATATTGTAAACTGTACAGTTTTCGGTTTTTAGAACATTTTGTGGCAAATGAATATTGCataaaaaatacttatttttatattaagcTTAAGTGGTTGCCTATTAATTATGTACATACGATATATACACACATCTATATAAATGCATATATGTGTATAATAAATCTAATATTTAGTGTACTCCTTTATGCTAAGTTTATTGTATGGAAATTTTGAAGTGATGAAATGTTGaaagaagaaaagaaagcGACTTGATTATGAATTAAAAGCAACAACTGCAAAGTAAAGACCGTAAGAATTTCCCTGGCATATGCTTCTTTTTGGCGCAGAAAAAAGCATCTAAACACAAATGGAACCatccaaaaattatttttaattacacAAAGGCAAAAAGGTTACAAAGGCAagtgtaaaatatattttagctcaatttagttaaagaaaaaccatcaaatgaattttattaaatatattatgtCAAACACGTAACGAGAAAagtcaaaattaaaatgcaacAAATGAAAGACTTAGtaccaaaatatataaaaatggaaaacgCTAGTAGGCCAACAAAAAGGCCTAAATTAACgaactaaaaaataaaaacatttgttttAGATGTGCAAGATCTTTTTGAATAAATTGTAGTCATATTTTTAGTtaaactatatatatttagaaaACGTTTAGCAATTTTTGTGGAAACGTTGCgtttctttaaaatataattcaacTGATAAAAACATACATTTTCGATTTCTATAAAAATTACGAGGGCAGGAGTTCGTACCCgtatctcggatttcgaaattgAACACTTATCACGCTGATCAAAtacataattttaataataacgAAATgagttataaataaataaagatgtaaggCAATTATTACAAATAAGTATCAAtgcattattatattttggaTCGTATGAAATACTGGATAAATCAATAAATGAAACTATTTTCTAGTTTTACTTGAGCGGTAAGCGAATATATTGATTTGGAAAGGGGTTTTCGATTTAAAGTTGTCGAATAATCTACCACGTTGTCGCGCTCCTCCTTTAAGTGGGAGTACCCCCTCAAGCTGTTGAAGCTGTTGCAGGGCATCGTCTGGCCGGATCTTGCCACCCGTGGGCTTGGACTTCTACCAATTCGCAGTGCGTGCCTCCACAGGCTTGTCCTCGACAACGATCTTGGTCTGCAGACTGGAGATCTGCGTCTGGATGGCCATGTTCTTTCGCTTGATAATCTCGTTGAAGGCGGACCACTTACCCTCGATGTTGTCCTCACACAGCCAGTTGTTGGGGAACTGGAACCGCTGGCGCTCGAGGAGCTCCCTGAACACCTCCACCTGCAACTCCAGATGGGAAAAATGTTTCCTGCTGTGGAAGCTGCCACTTGGCGAGTACCTCCTTGTGCCAGGAATCGCATTTCAAAGTAACATTAGCGTGCTCCTTAGCAtaatcaaaaaatattatctaATGTCAGAATCTGATTTCAATCAAATGCACAGACTTTCACAGAAGTTGCTCGTAGTGGCCGAATAGTTACTATCGGACAACTTATAATGCTTttattatgtatttattaaaataaacgattttatttaaattaagaataatttataaaaacaattataataataacaacatGCCACAccatctttatttttttaactgTATATATAATgctttattaataaattaataatttgaatttaaatgttcaatttatttatcattatttaaaataattatttattaattatattatttaaaataactttCATCGTTTCTTTTTATAATAGATTGATTTATTTTCGTCGTGACGTCATGTCATTAAACTTGAACTGCTGTTTCTGATCATTTGATTTACCCAAAACAAGAAAACTTGCCTTTTATTCTGAAAGTTCTCAACAGATGGCGTTAGAATGTAGTGTTAGAAACGTGATGGTGTTTGGAACACATCACGATCAAGTCAGGATGGCCGAGTGGTCTAAGGCGCTGCGTTCAGGTCGCAGTCTACTCTGTAGGCGTGGGTTCGAATCCCACTTCTGAcaagatttttttttcatgTATTTGCTTTTACCCC
Protein-coding regions in this window:
- the Acsl gene encoding fatty acid CoA ligase Acsl3 isoform X2 — translated: MDSFWVQSAIGAIKAIAFMYDIITLPVYLVLQKPWKRRQDSRRVKAKPINQKMLVDESKYAPDDIEAKIVRNDDNELTYRTTDPPRDVHVKMLQENIDTLEKVFNYVAKTYTSKRCLGTRQILSEEDEVQPNGRVFKKYNLGDYKWKTFTEAERTAANFGRGLRELGQKPRENIVIFAETRAEWMIAAHGCFKQAMPIVTVYATLGDDGVAHCITETEVTTVITSHDLLPKFKTLLDKCPLVKTIIYIEDQLQKTETTGFKDGVKILPFSQVVKTGQESKFENVPPKGDDIAIIMYTSGSTGTPKGVLLSHKNCIATMKGFVDMVPIYPDDVLIGFLPLAHVFELVAESVCLMTGVPIGYSTPLTLIDTSSKIRRGCKGDATVLKPTCMTSVPLILDRISKGINDKVNSGSAFRKSLFKFLYQYKVKWVQRGYNTPLIDKLVFKKVAKLMGGKVRIIMSGGAPLSADTHEQIKTCLCLDLIQGYGLTETTSGATVMDYRDMTYGRTGGPLTVCDIRLVNWEEGNYRVTNKPYPQGEVLIGGDCVSQGYYKLPGKTNEDFFEEDGQRWFKTGDIGEIQADGVLKIIDRKKDLVKLQAGEYVSLGKVESELKTCGIIENICVYGDPTKQFTVALVVPNQNHLEELAQKHGLGDKTFEELCSSPIIEKAILKEIAEHARKCKLQKFEVPAAITLCKEVWSPDMGLVTAAFKLKRKDIQDRYQHDINRMYAS
- the LOC108019801 gene encoding uncharacterized protein, encoding MAEVLEEFITLTPLTCVQQCNALLGATSGKPRSCFVFFTLFGVYCGVLVLRAYRTYSSKQGGDGEKISEGVTLEAKADDLNLEPGPSPVKEFVDQAKPILLQPIEFSSTDMRWRYCNHMPQADLKQDPDSDDELPEKNGHDEFDKNTNVGDNDDPEAPTVSEATSTSRAMSRAHEDIVDGDHAEAKTFSV
- the Acsl gene encoding fatty acid CoA ligase Acsl3 isoform X3; its protein translation is MFIEDDAQMDSFWVQSAIGAIKAIAFMYDIITLPVYLVLQKPWKRRQDSRRVKAKIVRNDDNELTYRTTDPPRDVHVKMLQENIDTLEKVFNYVAKTYTSKRCLGTRQILSEEDEVQPNGRVFKKYNLGDYKWKTFTEAERTAANFGRGLRELGQKPRENIVIFAETRAEWMIAAHGCFKQAMPIVTVYATLGDDGVAHCITETEVTTVITSHDLLPKFKTLLDKCPLVKTIIYIEDQLQKTETTGFKDGVKILPFSQVVKTGQESKFENVPPKGDDIAIIMYTSGSTGTPKGVLLSHKNCIATMKGFVDMVPIYPDDVLIGFLPLAHVFELVAESVCLMTGVPIGYSTPLTLIDTSSKIRRGCKGDATVLKPTCMTSVPLILDRISKGINDKVNSGSAFRKSLFKFLYQYKVKWVQRGYNTPLIDKLVFKKVAKLMGGKVRIIMSGGAPLSADTHEQIKTCLCLDLIQGYGLTETTSGATVMDYRDMTYGRTGGPLTVCDIRLVNWEEGNYRVTNKPYPQGEVLIGGDCVSQGYYKLPGKTNEDFFEEDGQRWFKTGDIGEIQADGVLKIIDRKKDLVKLQAGEYVSLGKVESELKTCGIIENICVYGDPTKQFTVALVVPNQNHLEELAQKHGLGDKTFEELCSSPIIEKAILKEIAEHARKCKLQKFEVPAAITLCKEVWSPDMGLVTAAFKLKRKDIQDRYQHDINRMYAS
- the Acsl gene encoding fatty acid CoA ligase Acsl3 isoform X4, with translation MDSFWVQSAIGAIKAIAFMYDIITLPVYLVLQKPWKRRQDSRRVKAKIVRNDDNELTYRTTDPPRDVHVKMLQENIDTLEKVFNYVAKTYTSKRCLGTRQILSEEDEVQPNGRVFKKYNLGDYKWKTFTEAERTAANFGRGLRELGQKPRENIVIFAETRAEWMIAAHGCFKQAMPIVTVYATLGDDGVAHCITETEVTTVITSHDLLPKFKTLLDKCPLVKTIIYIEDQLQKTETTGFKDGVKILPFSQVVKTGQESKFENVPPKGDDIAIIMYTSGSTGTPKGVLLSHKNCIATMKGFVDMVPIYPDDVLIGFLPLAHVFELVAESVCLMTGVPIGYSTPLTLIDTSSKIRRGCKGDATVLKPTCMTSVPLILDRISKGINDKVNSGSAFRKSLFKFLYQYKVKWVQRGYNTPLIDKLVFKKVAKLMGGKVRIIMSGGAPLSADTHEQIKTCLCLDLIQGYGLTETTSGATVMDYRDMTYGRTGGPLTVCDIRLVNWEEGNYRVTNKPYPQGEVLIGGDCVSQGYYKLPGKTNEDFFEEDGQRWFKTGDIGEIQADGVLKIIDRKKDLVKLQAGEYVSLGKVESELKTCGIIENICVYGDPTKQFTVALVVPNQNHLEELAQKHGLGDKTFEELCSSPIIEKAILKEIAEHARKCKLQKFEVPAAITLCKEVWSPDMGLVTAAFKLKRKDIQDRYQHDINRMYAS
- the Acsl gene encoding fatty acid CoA ligase Acsl3 isoform X1 produces the protein MFIEDDAQMDSFWVQSAIGAIKAIAFMYDIITLPVYLVLQKPWKRRQDSRRVKAKPINQKMLVDESKYAPDDIEAKIVRNDDNELTYRTTDPPRDVHVKMLQENIDTLEKVFNYVAKTYTSKRCLGTRQILSEEDEVQPNGRVFKKYNLGDYKWKTFTEAERTAANFGRGLRELGQKPRENIVIFAETRAEWMIAAHGCFKQAMPIVTVYATLGDDGVAHCITETEVTTVITSHDLLPKFKTLLDKCPLVKTIIYIEDQLQKTETTGFKDGVKILPFSQVVKTGQESKFENVPPKGDDIAIIMYTSGSTGTPKGVLLSHKNCIATMKGFVDMVPIYPDDVLIGFLPLAHVFELVAESVCLMTGVPIGYSTPLTLIDTSSKIRRGCKGDATVLKPTCMTSVPLILDRISKGINDKVNSGSAFRKSLFKFLYQYKVKWVQRGYNTPLIDKLVFKKVAKLMGGKVRIIMSGGAPLSADTHEQIKTCLCLDLIQGYGLTETTSGATVMDYRDMTYGRTGGPLTVCDIRLVNWEEGNYRVTNKPYPQGEVLIGGDCVSQGYYKLPGKTNEDFFEEDGQRWFKTGDIGEIQADGVLKIIDRKKDLVKLQAGEYVSLGKVESELKTCGIIENICVYGDPTKQFTVALVVPNQNHLEELAQKHGLGDKTFEELCSSPIIEKAILKEIAEHARKCKLQKFEVPAAITLCKEVWSPDMGLVTAAFKLKRKDIQDRYQHDINRMYAS
- the UQCR-11L gene encoding cytochrome b-c1 complex subunit 6, mitochondrial, whose product is MPFKSWIWLPGVKAENDEEELVDPQAALREKCQAKGHIDSLYKKYQECNDRVNGKSKTTETCMEELFDFVAELDHCVAHSLFKKLK